From Candidatus Palibaumannia cicadellinicola, the proteins below share one genomic window:
- the cgtA gene encoding Obg family GTPase CgtA encodes MKFIDEAAIVVTAGNGGSGCVSFRRAKGITLGSPEGGNGGDGGNVWLQADENINTLIDYHFEKNFFAENGKKGQGSNCTGKSGKDLIVKVPVGTRVLDQNNNEIICDMIFHNQRFLVAKGGFHGLGNTHFKSSINRIPRQKTDGTKGEIRQLKLELILLADVGLLGLPNAGKSTFLRAVSAAKPKVANYPFTTLVPNLGVVKIKKNNSFIMADIPGLIKGAADGAGLGTRFLKHLERCRLLLHLVDLEPIDQSDPLENANIIRNELKYYNEKLANKPCWLVFTKVDLFRNKTKLQDKAQAIAEIFNNKTKYNYYLISSANNYGIKLLCLDIMMFIKNQKNQPVEQETQEQINFIWR; translated from the coding sequence ATGAAATTTATTGATGAAGCAGCTATTGTAGTAACTGCCGGTAACGGGGGCAGTGGTTGCGTAAGTTTTCGTCGTGCAAAAGGTATTACTTTAGGAAGTCCTGAAGGAGGTAACGGTGGTGATGGTGGTAATGTTTGGCTACAAGCTGATGAAAATATTAATACCCTAATTGATTATCATTTTGAAAAAAATTTTTTTGCAGAAAATGGTAAAAAAGGTCAAGGGAGTAATTGTACAGGTAAAAGTGGTAAAGATTTAATAGTTAAAGTACCAGTAGGTACTAGAGTATTGGATCAAAATAATAATGAAATTATATGTGATATGATTTTTCATAATCAACGTTTCTTGGTTGCTAAAGGGGGTTTTCATGGTTTAGGTAATACTCATTTTAAATCTTCTATTAATAGAATTCCACGTCAGAAAACAGATGGTACTAAGGGTGAAATTCGCCAGCTTAAACTAGAGCTAATATTACTAGCTGATGTTGGTTTACTAGGTTTACCTAATGCAGGTAAGTCTACATTTCTTCGTGCCGTATCAGCAGCTAAACCTAAAGTAGCTAATTATCCATTTACTACGCTAGTGCCAAATTTAGGTGTAGTAAAAATAAAGAAAAATAATAGTTTTATTATGGCAGATATTCCAGGCCTTATTAAAGGTGCAGCTGATGGTGCTGGTCTAGGTACTAGATTTTTAAAACATCTAGAACGTTGTCGACTACTTTTACACTTGGTTGATTTAGAACCTATAGATCAATCAGATCCATTAGAAAATGCTAATATTATTAGAAATGAGTTAAAATATTACAACGAAAAATTAGCTAATAAACCATGTTGGTTAGTTTTTACTAAAGTAGATTTATTTAGGAATAAAACCAAATTACAAGACAAAGCTCAAGCTATAGCAGAAATATTTAATAATAAAACAAAATATAATTATTATTTAATTTCTTCTGCTAATAATTATGGAATTAAATTATTATGTTTAGATATAATGATGTTTATTAAAAATCAAAAAAACCAGCCAGTAGAACAAGAAACGCAAGAACAAATAAATTTTATTTGGAGATAA
- the rpmA gene encoding 50S ribosomal protein L27: protein MAHKKAGGSTRNGRDSESKRLGVKCFGNELVKAGSIIVRQRGTTYHPGTNVGCGKDYTLFALTKGKVQFKVKGKRINHRTFVNIITNL, encoded by the coding sequence ATGGCACATAAAAAAGCTGGTGGCTCTACACGTAATGGTCGGGATTCTGAGAGTAAACGACTAGGAGTCAAGTGTTTTGGTAATGAATTAGTGAAAGCTGGTAGTATTATTGTTCGTCAACGTGGAACAACATACCACCCAGGAACTAACGTTGGTTGTGGTAAAGATTATACCCTTTTTGCTCTAACTAAGGGTAAAGTACAGTTTAAGGTTAAGGGTAAAAGAATAAATCATCGTACATTTGTTAATATTATTACTAATTTATAA
- the rplU gene encoding 50S ribosomal protein L21, with protein MYAIFQSGGKQYRVSEGQTIRLEKLNIATGNTVEFDKIMMINSGNHIYIGSPIVNNGKIIAKIVNHGRSDKLKIVKFRRRKHFRKHHGHRQWFTDVEVTSVSF; from the coding sequence ATGTACGCCATTTTTCAAAGTGGTGGTAAACAATACCGAGTAAGTGAAGGTCAAACTATCCGCCTTGAAAAGCTAAACATTGCAACTGGTAATACTGTGGAATTTGATAAAATTATGATGATAAATAGTGGTAATCATATTTATATCGGTAGTCCGATTGTTAATAATGGTAAAATTATTGCAAAAATAGTTAATCACGGTCGTAGTGATAAATTAAAAATTGTCAAGTTTCGTCGTCGCAAACACTTCCGCAAGCATCATGGTCATCGTCAGTGGTTTACTGACGTTGAAGTTACCAGTGTAAGCTTTTAA
- the ispB gene encoding octaprenyl diphosphate synthase — MNFEKINELIALEMANVNAAINDQLYSEIILIKQLVNYIISCGGKRIRPMIVLLTALALNYKGNQHVTVAALIEFIHTATLLHDDVVDKSNMRRGKTSANIIFGNAASILVGDFIYTRAFQMIIALNSLRVLKLMSEAVNVIVEGEIIQLINCRDPNITTESYMRVIYSKTARLFEVASQSSAVLAGALPDQEIELRNYGRYLGTAFQLIDDVLDYSNNCNILGKNYGNDLNEGKPTLPLLHAMRNGTPIQSSFIRQVIMQQVNSSKLNVNVMDKVLETMQQCGSLEYTRQCAEEEVDKAITCLTCLSPSPYRDALESLAKLVVTRNV; from the coding sequence ATGAATTTTGAAAAAATTAATGAACTCATTGCACTGGAAATGGCAAATGTTAATGCTGCTATTAATGATCAACTGTATTCAGAAATTATTCTTATAAAACAGTTAGTTAATTATATTATTAGTTGTGGAGGTAAGCGCATCCGTCCAATGATTGTTTTGCTAACAGCTTTAGCATTGAATTATAAAGGCAACCAGCATGTCACTGTTGCTGCGCTAATAGAATTTATTCATACTGCTACATTACTTCACGATGATGTAGTCGATAAGTCTAATATGCGTCGTGGTAAAACTAGCGCCAATATAATATTTGGTAATGCCGCAAGTATATTAGTAGGTGATTTTATTTATACTCGTGCTTTTCAGATGATAATAGCACTAAATTCACTAAGAGTGCTTAAATTAATGTCTGAAGCAGTAAACGTTATTGTAGAAGGTGAAATAATTCAATTAATAAATTGTAGAGATCCTAATATTACTACTGAAAGTTATATGAGAGTAATTTATAGTAAAACAGCACGTTTATTTGAAGTAGCTTCACAATCTTCCGCTGTTCTAGCAGGTGCACTTCCAGATCAGGAAATTGAGTTACGTAATTACGGTCGTTATTTAGGGACAGCATTTCAGCTAATTGATGATGTATTAGATTATAGTAATAACTGTAATATTTTAGGAAAAAATTATGGTAATGATCTAAATGAAGGTAAACCTACCTTACCTCTACTACATGCTATGCGTAATGGGACACCCATACAGTCATCATTTATTCGTCAAGTTATTATGCAACAAGTTAATAGTAGTAAATTAAATGTAAATGTAATGGATAAAGTACTAGAAACTATGCAACAGTGTGGTTCATTAGAATATACTAGACAATGCGCTGAAGAAGAAGTTGATAAAGCGATTACTTGTCTTACCTGTTTATCTCCTTCTCCTTATCGCGATGCATTAGAGAGTTTAGCTAAATTAGTAGTAACACGTAATGTATAA
- a CDS encoding phosphoglycerate kinase, producing the protein MTIINMTDIHLTGKRVLIRSDLNVPINKGTITSYARINASLPTIENALKQGARVMVTSHLGRPIEGKYDAEFSLKPVVNYLKQKISAPVRLVHNYLNGLYLNQGELVVLENVRFNKGEQKNNHILAQQYAALCDIFVMDAFGTAHRMHASTYGVGKFVPIACAGNLFLHELEVISKVLKNPVRPMIAIVGGSKVSTKLNILNKLSTISDQVIIGGGIANTFLAAQGYNIGQSLLEKNFILQAKQLLNKNNILIPTDVRVATEFSETAIATLKSILNVNKNEHILDLGDESAARLAIILKNAKTILWNGPVGVFEFPNFRKSTEVLARAIAESEAFSIAGGGDTLAAIDLFRINHQISYISTGGGAFLSFVEGNILPAVIMLEEHAKKYESNL; encoded by the coding sequence ATGACTATCATTAATATGACAGATATACATTTAACTGGTAAACGTGTGTTGATTCGTTCTGATCTTAATGTGCCAATTAATAAAGGAACAATTACTTCTTATGCACGTATAAATGCTTCTTTACCAACTATAGAAAACGCACTAAAACAAGGCGCAAGAGTAATGGTAACATCTCATCTTGGTAGACCTATTGAAGGTAAATATGACGCTGAATTTTCTCTAAAACCAGTAGTGAATTATCTAAAACAGAAAATTTCTGCCCCAGTTAGGTTGGTACATAATTATCTTAATGGTTTATATCTTAATCAAGGAGAACTAGTCGTACTAGAAAATGTTCGTTTTAATAAAGGGGAACAGAAAAATAACCATATACTAGCACAACAATATGCAGCACTATGTGATATTTTTGTTATGGATGCCTTTGGCACGGCACACAGAATGCATGCTTCTACTTATGGTGTAGGTAAATTTGTGCCAATTGCCTGTGCTGGTAATTTATTTTTACATGAATTAGAAGTAATCAGTAAAGTGCTAAAGAATCCAGTGCGTCCAATGATAGCTATAGTTGGCGGTTCAAAAGTATCTACTAAATTAAATATTTTGAATAAATTATCGACAATATCTGATCAAGTAATAATAGGAGGTGGTATCGCAAATACATTCCTAGCTGCGCAGGGTTATAATATTGGACAATCCTTATTAGAAAAAAATTTTATTTTACAAGCAAAACAGTTACTTAATAAAAATAATATTTTGATTCCTACTGATGTTCGTGTAGCTACTGAATTTTCTGAAACTGCTATCGCAACCTTAAAGTCGATACTTAATGTTAATAAAAACGAACATATTCTTGATTTAGGTGATGAATCTGCTGCTAGATTAGCGATCATATTAAAAAATGCTAAAACTATTTTGTGGAACGGTCCAGTTGGAGTATTTGAGTTTCCTAATTTTCGTAAAAGTACTGAAGTACTAGCTAGAGCTATTGCGGAAAGCGAAGCGTTTTCTATTGCTGGTGGTGGAGATACCTTAGCTGCTATTGATTTATTTAGGATAAATCATCAGATCTCTTATATTTCTACAGGTGGTGGTGCTTTTCTTTCCTTTGTTGAAGGAAACATACTTCCTGCTGTCATAATGCTTGAAGAACATGCAAAAAAATATGAATCAAATTTATAG
- the fbaA gene encoding class II fructose-bisphosphate aldolase, with protein sequence MSKILDIVKPGVITGDDIQKIFSIIKENNCALPAVNCIGTDSINASLEAAVKVRAPIIVQFSYGGAAFMSGLGINTKGHTASVLGAISGALHVHQMAEYYGVPVMLHTDHCSKKNLPWLDELLVADEKYFNIHGKPLFSSHMIDLSEESLDDNIKICSEYLEKMEKLKITLEIELGCTGGEEDGIEYSSQLNHYELYTKPEYVAYAYEKLNLISQRFTIAAAFGNVHGVYQPGNVQLIPKILDDSQQYVSTKFGLPANYLNLVFHGGSGSRQEDIKEAISYGVVKMNIDTDTQWATWKGILQYYNKNKDYLQSQIGHYNNANQPNKNFYDPRIWLRAGQISMIKRLELAFKELNSFNLL encoded by the coding sequence ATGTCTAAAATTTTAGATATAGTAAAACCAGGAGTTATTACTGGTGATGATATTCAGAAAATATTTTCTATCATAAAAGAAAACAATTGTGCTTTACCTGCTGTTAATTGTATAGGTACAGATTCTATAAATGCTTCATTGGAAGCTGCTGTCAAAGTACGTGCACCGATTATTGTGCAATTTTCTTATGGAGGAGCAGCTTTTATGTCAGGTTTAGGTATCAATACTAAAGGACACACGGCTTCAGTATTAGGCGCAATATCTGGTGCTTTACACGTACACCAAATGGCTGAATATTATGGTGTACCAGTTATGCTACATACTGACCATTGTTCAAAAAAAAATTTACCTTGGCTAGATGAGCTTTTAGTTGCCGATGAGAAATATTTTAATATTCATGGTAAACCACTGTTTTCATCTCATATGATAGATTTATCTGAAGAATCATTAGATGATAATATTAAAATTTGTTCAGAATACTTAGAAAAAATGGAGAAACTAAAAATTACACTAGAAATTGAACTAGGATGTACTGGTGGCGAAGAAGATGGTATCGAATATAGTAGTCAGTTAAATCACTATGAACTATATACTAAACCGGAATATGTTGCCTATGCCTACGAAAAACTAAATTTAATAAGCCAACGTTTTACTATTGCAGCAGCTTTTGGTAATGTCCATGGAGTATACCAACCTGGTAATGTGCAGCTTATTCCAAAAATATTAGATGATTCACAGCAATACGTTTCTACAAAATTCGGATTGCCAGCTAATTATCTTAACTTAGTATTCCATGGAGGTTCTGGTTCAAGGCAAGAAGATATTAAAGAAGCAATTAGTTATGGTGTAGTAAAAATGAATATTGATACCGATACACAGTGGGCTACTTGGAAAGGTATTCTTCAATACTATAACAAGAATAAAGATTATTTGCAGAGTCAAATAGGTCATTATAACAATGCTAATCAACCAAATAAAAATTTTTATGATCCAAGAATTTGGCTTCGTGCTGGACAAATATCTATGATTAAACGGCTTGAATTAGCTTTTAAAGAACTTAATTCTTTTAATTTATTATAA
- the rpiA gene encoding ribose-5-phosphate isomerase RpiA, with amino-acid sequence MTKDELKKAAGWAALKYIKSDTIIGVGTGSTTDHFIEALATIKNKIYGVVSSSEVSTAKLKNLGIFIFDLNDVNSLDIYVDGTDEININLQMIKGGGAALTREKVLASAASKFICIADQSKKVEILGNYPLPVEVIPMAYNFVARKLVQLTHGLPKYRKGVVTDNGNIILDIHNLKIIDAIALEKIINNIPGVVTVGLFARRPADIALISSEEGITILS; translated from the coding sequence ATGACAAAAGATGAACTGAAAAAAGCAGCTGGATGGGCAGCATTAAAATATATAAAATCAGATACTATTATAGGAGTAGGTACTGGATCTACTACTGATCATTTTATTGAAGCTCTAGCAACAATAAAAAATAAAATTTACGGAGTAGTTTCAAGTTCTGAAGTATCTACTGCTAAATTAAAAAATTTAGGTATTTTTATTTTTGATTTAAACGATGTTAATTCACTAGATATATATGTGGATGGTACCGACGAAATAAATATAAATCTACAGATGATTAAAGGAGGTGGTGCTGCACTAACACGTGAAAAAGTTCTTGCATCAGCAGCTAGTAAATTTATTTGTATTGCAGATCAAAGTAAAAAAGTTGAAATATTAGGTAACTATCCTTTACCGGTAGAGGTAATACCAATGGCTTATAATTTTGTAGCAAGAAAATTAGTACAGCTTACTCACGGGTTACCAAAATATCGTAAAGGTGTTGTTACTGATAACGGAAATATTATTTTAGATATCCATAATTTAAAAATTATAGATGCTATTGCCTTAGAAAAAATTATTAATAATATACCAGGCGTAGTTACTGTTGGTCTTTTTGCAAGACGCCCCGCTGATATAGCACTTATTAGTAGTGAGGAAGGTATTACCATATTAAGTTAA
- a CDS encoding 5-formyltetrahydrofolate cyclo-ligase, with protein sequence MTDKNHNFLLKQKIRKHARLQRLSLTMTQQDEAAKRVANIIGQDKRIKEANNFAIFISFDGEINTNYLINMLWNKNKKVYLPALHPLKNRPLLFINYTPTTSLVVNRLNLYEPPLDFKKVLSLEQIDILFIPLVAFDYYGNRLGMGGGFYDRTLQQYNNKLSCFIIGLAHDCQYYTTISLPIDRWDVPLPEIITPSFHFNWNQSFYNKKQN encoded by the coding sequence ATGACTGATAAGAATCACAACTTCTTACTAAAGCAAAAAATTAGAAAACATGCGCGTTTACAACGTCTGTCATTGACAATGACACAACAAGATGAAGCTGCAAAAAGAGTTGCCAATATTATTGGGCAAGACAAAAGAATTAAAGAAGCAAATAACTTCGCAATATTTATATCTTTTGATGGTGAAATTAATACTAATTATTTAATAAATATGCTATGGAATAAAAACAAAAAAGTTTATCTCCCAGCATTACATCCATTGAAAAATAGACCTCTACTATTTATTAATTACACTCCTACTACTTCATTAGTAGTAAATAGACTAAATTTATACGAACCACCATTAGATTTTAAAAAAGTATTATCATTAGAACAAATAGATATTTTATTTATTCCTTTAGTGGCTTTTGACTATTATGGTAACAGACTTGGTATGGGAGGTGGTTTTTATGACAGAACTTTACAACAATATAATAATAAATTATCTTGTTTTATTATAGGTTTAGCGCATGACTGTCAATATTATACTACAATATCTTTACCAATAGACAGATGGGATGTACCATTACCAGAGATAATTACACCTTCATTCCATTTTAACTGGAATCAATCTTTTTATAATAAAAAACAAAACTAA
- the ubiH gene encoding 2-octaprenyl-6-methoxyphenyl hydroxylase: MTVTIIGCGLTGATLALALSKLTKGNITINVIEAVMPALDSSFSSSLSDRYIAITYSTCCELKSIGIWSVLASYATAITYVEVSNSGTCSKVGINAADYYLPVLGYVININHAKKKLFNLLQLSTGVKIYCPAVLKNINRNNQNTILTLDNGQQLISQLMVAADGTLSKLAVMSGIRWNTINYKQIAVIADVSTSLHHRGYAFEMFSINNGSLALLPIQGGNSSLIWCLPDKFKTEIYSWNNIKFCQVLQKKFGWRLGKINDVRARQYYNLKLCYAERHITHRVALIGNAAQTLHPILGQGFNLGLRDVITLAEILNNALVQGDDIGSYAVLVRYQQRRLLDQKKIICITDGLVKLLTNKNNIIRLGLNLGLFAFANIPCLRNILVRQIL; the protein is encoded by the coding sequence ATGACAGTCACTATTATAGGTTGTGGGTTGACTGGTGCTACGCTAGCACTAGCTCTTTCGAAATTAACTAAAGGAAATATTACTATTAATGTAATAGAAGCAGTCATGCCTGCTCTAGATAGTAGTTTTAGTAGTAGTTTGAGTGATCGCTATATCGCTATTACATATAGTACGTGTTGTGAATTAAAATCTATTGGAATTTGGTCAGTATTAGCATCATATGCTACTGCTATTACCTACGTAGAAGTCAGTAATAGTGGTACTTGTAGTAAAGTAGGTATTAATGCAGCCGACTACTATTTACCAGTACTAGGTTATGTTATTAATATTAATCATGCTAAAAAAAAATTATTTAATTTACTACAATTATCCACTGGGGTCAAAATATATTGTCCAGCTGTATTAAAGAATATTAATCGTAATAATCAGAATACTATTCTGACACTTGATAATGGTCAGCAATTAATTTCCCAACTTATGGTTGCAGCTGATGGTACTTTATCTAAATTAGCTGTGATGAGTGGTATTCGTTGGAATACTATCAATTATAAGCAGATTGCTGTTATAGCAGATGTAAGTACATCTTTACACCATAGAGGCTATGCATTCGAAATGTTTTCTATAAACAATGGTTCGTTAGCACTATTACCAATACAAGGAGGTAATAGCTCTTTAATATGGTGTCTTCCTGATAAATTTAAAACAGAAATATATAGTTGGAATAATATAAAATTTTGTCAGGTATTACAAAAAAAATTTGGGTGGCGTTTAGGAAAGATTAATGATGTTAGAGCGAGACAATATTATAATCTAAAGTTATGTTATGCTGAACGTCATATTACTCATCGTGTAGCACTAATAGGAAATGCAGCACAAACCTTACATCCTATTCTAGGTCAAGGTTTTAACCTTGGTCTTAGAGATGTAATAACACTAGCAGAAATTTTAAATAATGCATTAGTACAAGGCGATGATATAGGAAGTTATGCTGTATTAGTACGTTATCAGCAACGCCGTCTGCTAGATCAAAAAAAAATTATTTGTATAACAGATGGATTAGTTAAATTATTGACTAATAAAAATAATATTATCAGATTAGGACTTAACTTAGGGCTATTTGCTTTTGCTAATATCCCATGTTTACGTAATATATTAGTAAGACAAATATTATAA
- a CDS encoding FAD-dependent monooxygenase, whose product MHKFDLVINGGGIVGLALACGAIKNNLRTLVIEQKEFFTSLHSSKIRVSAINTASSLLLKYLQVWNDLLSKGANPYHQIEVWDKDSFGKITFDCGNVGYQQLGYIIENNVIKQAMLDNISKMNHCKLLTSASLRDIVWGNKEVLMTLDNDQKITSKLVVAADGANSWLRNYADIPLTFWDQKHSALLATISTELPHEGIARQIFHGNGVLALLPLVDKHLNAIVWSMNSDLAQQLLVTSEVNFNAILAKSYDLALGLCTLKDERNIVPIRASYARNFVANRLVLIGDAAHTMHPLAGQGVNLGLMDTAELLSQINQLNKVGKDIGSYLSLRRYERNRKYKVAQMLTGIQVVRGLFDGNNPFKKLLRGIGLQLVDTSPSIKQLFINKAMGLNDMPSWLLFNDVS is encoded by the coding sequence ATACACAAATTTGATCTAGTAATAAATGGTGGTGGTATAGTTGGTCTTGCATTAGCTTGCGGAGCAATAAAAAATAATTTAAGAACATTAGTTATTGAGCAGAAAGAATTTTTTACATCATTACATAGTAGTAAGATTAGAGTATCAGCTATTAATACAGCTAGTAGCCTATTACTAAAGTATTTGCAAGTATGGAATGACCTTTTATCTAAAGGTGCTAATCCTTATCACCAAATAGAAGTTTGGGATAAAGATAGTTTTGGAAAAATTACCTTTGATTGCGGTAATGTAGGTTATCAACAGTTAGGTTATATTATCGAAAATAATGTAATTAAGCAAGCAATGTTAGATAACATTAGCAAAATGAATCATTGCAAATTATTAACTTCAGCTTCATTACGTGATATAGTCTGGGGTAACAAAGAAGTATTAATGACTCTAGATAATGATCAAAAAATTACTTCTAAATTAGTAGTAGCAGCTGATGGTGCTAATTCTTGGCTACGAAATTACGCAGATATTCCACTTACATTTTGGGATCAAAAACATTCTGCATTATTAGCTACTATTAGTACAGAACTACCGCATGAAGGTATTGCGCGACAAATATTTCATGGTAATGGTGTTCTAGCATTACTACCTTTAGTAGATAAACATCTAAATGCTATTGTTTGGTCTATGAATTCAGATTTAGCACAACAGCTGTTAGTAACCTCTGAAGTAAATTTTAATGCAATATTAGCTAAATCTTATGACTTAGCTTTAGGTTTATGTACCCTTAAGGATGAACGTAATATTGTACCTATTAGGGCAAGTTATGCACGTAATTTTGTTGCTAATAGATTAGTACTAATTGGTGATGCAGCTCATACGATGCATCCACTAGCAGGGCAGGGAGTTAATCTAGGATTAATGGATACAGCTGAATTATTAAGCCAAATTAATCAGTTGAATAAAGTTGGTAAAGATATTGGTAGCTACTTGTCTTTGCGACGTTACGAACGTAATCGTAAGTATAAAGTTGCGCAGATGCTAACTGGCATACAAGTTGTGAGGGGGTTATTTGATGGAAATAATCCATTTAAAAAATTATTACGTGGTATTGGTTTACAACTAGTGGATACTAGTCCTAGTATTAAGCAGTTATTTATTAATAAGGCTATGGGTTTAAATGATATGCCTTCTTGGCTATTATTTAATGATGTTAGTTAA